In Arachis hypogaea cultivar Tifrunner chromosome 2, arahy.Tifrunner.gnm2.J5K5, whole genome shotgun sequence, a genomic segment contains:
- the LOC112736444 gene encoding uncharacterized protein isoform X4, which produces MALPTPPLPDWLVQWATKILKQELNYLLYYGKNIKDLENQVNKLKLERQKLGDRVAEDEDRHGREIYDDVSKWLDGADTIIDAYEKFEKEEEEAHMKCLAGFPPNLPARYFLSKKSIEIKGKAESQLQKAKFDIISRSRGPPSVSLVLSNVDYQSLPSRVTAMKDITNALKDSSARMIGVHGPSGVGKTTLVMEAVNRVQNDQEKPKLFDVVIMANVTKSPNIRKIQGQIADMLWMKLDEESEEGRASRIRERLKKEKESTLIILDDLYGKVDLNILGIPWQSGDGNQKNPKGKKSLGSSTPNEETKQQGLADGGVMMNSQKASDASSSSSLASNSVIALTTEERYKGCKVLLISEVRQVLNQMDVRPKLVVPLELLNEKDARTLFNKIAGIGDKSTEFGELPAQIVEKCDGLPMSLVTTAKALKGRSRLVWQDTYQKFETQTMTGTPEHSTRVIYDLLENEELRITFLLCACMDNDALVSDLVRACIGLGFLRGIYTVKDTRSRVQVMLMKLRESGLLSDSYSSDRYTMQNLVRNAALSIAFKERHMLMLNKVRVDEWPDDDELRRYAAISLRHCDIIDAITKTMTCDRLKILEVINNDPQLKLPKKFFEQMKELKVLILTGINLSPSDSSVGCLTKLRMLCLEHCTLSSSKEELSLSEELSIIKNLENLRILSFSGSNINCLPVELGDLSKLQTLDISNCPKLRVIPPDVISRLTSLEELYMRKTQIQWPKIINGDENDERKNASLLELGELNQLTNLDIQIQSVDHLPENLFFDKLSSYKIVIGSSNRYMKRDFKMPEKYELSRFLAIHQKSGIHIHSHKGIKMLFERVEYLLLGKLNGVQDLFYELNLKGFSHLKYLAIQNNHDIQFLIHPKDREEHHEKAFEKLETLELHKVTQIEGLCFSSYLLSESSFVNLKAITINFCEKLKYLFLPSLLKHLTALETIQIFDCDSLKEIVPVERPDESEMLKLPKLHTLTLQSLKDFIGFYSISTTESTKFLFHEKVEVSVLERLELRSIQIDQIWNDQSSNFGNLIHLDVSGCHSLKYLLPFSLAKNLKKLQSLYVSECYQMENIFPDGPVKVAKDATFPNLKNIKLSRMSSLRKIWNLNVPVEKLDTLVIEKCNQLVSVFSHDMEGIFQGLSSLTVTDCKSLETIFDLTADQNWYARPYQTLLRDVHLESLRKLESILRCKQDQEGTLQLKSLQNITVHGCGNLKNIFPFTIAKHQLENLQCLVVSDCSTLKEIVAVQNVTSDNSSSSGTSNPVPLVFPELTSIKFSKLPEFENFCGGHCELKCEKLDEVSIELCDKLELFRESQLLHETFPSSQAATSAQRKPLFHEKVMNKLRSMHIELQHTSSSTRYRRDKLEVLRLSRLEDTEILFRFLHSNPNLKSLWLDNCLFDKLVESQEKSSSDGNEHIGVVPKLKTLRLTNLSCLKEIGFEHDAILQRIESLLLENCPKLDTIVPSKERIRFNFLTNLEVVYCKCIKYVMPLSTAKSLGQLVTMKVINCESLEEIIVSDHQTVDKEVDEQSRTNNKIVFKQMKALELVSLKNLKSFCSSKICSLEFPLLEKFVVSACPKMEKFSEKEIKTMPTIMQKVYVVRDEEKRLCWNGDLRATIEHIYNKKKYYEGMDKISVSEHLVLEEGWKTEKALDKGWFYSLKTLTLERCKFESFAIPFFVLRCLKSLKELEVRNCKNITCIFEMNDIKGTFQLEKLTLEELPNVTHVWPQQDKQNDSRFRNLQQVFVKSCRKLKALFPVAIATNLKMLEQLEVHFCDELLEIVEKGSGGGGETKKFVFLYLTWLGLFNLPRLTHFYDGMFTLECPELKILYPFNCNKFELFQTPQENSPSITRPALFSDIKDISKVKTLSMKSKDNSVLKSWSQQSEDLKLEYLRGLMLTFDDDVNNEYSTLQCEILGRRTPNLQRMGIMNSTSLKNILFPSQNRKILENLEYLALSCLFELSSIGGLEYLSKLQKFGVFQCPLLRTIEQYPSSLKKLNVAGCHGLQCLFTSSAAKSLKHLKELYVYDCKSLKDIVRKEQGDETATEEIIFQQLKSISLQYLECLECFYQGNAALKLPSLAQAKIWKCPKMIIFSQQLRQEDPSEKVSVSFHSGADKSEVQLTHYHQLNLAVGAQFLNQTFLFLNDYPEMQGKWVGASGIPVEWSFNYLKYLEVEGCDFLTNAVLPSHLLPLLRNLENLTVKKCKFVAAIFDVKDTPPEHDDPNKIVKIPVKKIILEELPTLTHVWNNDPKPSLSFPSLEKVFVEECKSIKSLFPASVPRDNLEHLDVRNCGELEEIVAKDEAFPQEVIILFPKLTCLVLRDLPKLRRTCSGMQSLLDWSAVLTRLYVSRCPMLKVFAQDIQNSNPGVEDGFATDDDKHHLFSSAQKVTTSNFEELELSKEDVRMIEKGLLHVDLQNLNYLGLNNFNDNETDEFPDVFLSKMSLPKLKEFQLLDCAFKYIFRPKRPDMDYSKMLSQLNYLNITNLHKLNSMGFEHPWMAPLLESLETLKVSECNLLTNLAASSVVSFLYLRVLRVENCAGLKYLFTSSTAKSLGALQELVITKCKSLEKVVAHEEGDKPDDMVLFSNLYTLSLNELPQLESFYTGNSTLYFPMLYGNLLCTITKCNKMKTFSHGDVLPKFMQGKIDEDPWHGDLNAAVQKQFQKAHIITTTAPWTYMDLLPTERSLLLLSFITLAQSANSTIKKKQRRTLELPAQCPPEYNENVTG; this is translated from the exons ATGGCTCTTCCTACACCTCCTTTACCAGATTGGCTTGTCCAATGGGCAACAAAGATCTTAAAGCAAGAGCTGAACTACCTCCTGTACTATGGAAAAAACATTAAAGATCTAGAAAATCAAGTTAACAAGCTCAAGCTAGAGCGACAGAAGCTGGGTGATAGGGTTGCGGAGGATGAAGACCGCCATGGGAGAGAAATATATGATGACGTGTCAAAATGGCTGGACGGGGCTGATACAATCATTGATGCCTATGAAAagttcgaaaaagaagaagaagaagcccaTATGAAATGTTTAGCTGGCTTTCCTCCTAATTTGCCAGCAAGATATTTTCTTAGCAAAAAATCAatagaaattaaaggaaaagcTGAGAGTCAGTTACAGAAGGCAAAGTTTGATATCATATCACGTAGTCGAGGGCCACCTTCAGTGAGTCTTGTTTTATCAAATGTTGATTATCAAAGCCTTCCTTCGAGAGTTACGGCCATGAAAGACATCACGAATGCATTGAAAGACTCGAGTGCTAGAATGATCGGTGTTCACGGGCCATCTGGTGTGGGAAAGACCACTCTAGTCATGGAAGCGGTTAACAGAGTTCAAAACGATCAAGAAAAGCCGAAGCTCTTCGATGTGGTGATCATGGCGAATGTGACGAAAAGTCCAAACATCCGAAAGATTCAAGGGCAGATTGCTGACATGCTGTGGATGAAACTTGACGAGGAAAGTGAAGAAGGAAGAGCAAGTCGAATAAGAGAGAGATTGAAGAAAGAGAAGGAGAGTACTCTTATAATCCTCGATGATCTTTACGGTAAAGTTGATTTGAATATATTGGGGATTCCATGGCAGAGTGGTGATGGAAATCAgaagaatccaaaaggaaagaagtcCCTTGGCTCAAGCACTCCCAATGAGGAGACAAAGCAACAAGGCCTAGCAGATGGTGGTGTGATGATGAATTCCCAGAAGGCCTCTGatgcttcctcttcttcttctttagctTCAAATTCGGTAATAGCGTTGACAACAGAAGAGCGCTATAAAGGGTGCAAGGTTTTGCTTATCTCAGAGGTGAGGCAAGTGCTGAATCAAATGGATGTAAGGCCAAAACTAGTTGTCCCTCTGGAACTCTTGAACGAGAAGGACGCAAGGACATTGTTCAATAAAATAGCAGGAATAGGTGACAAGAGCACTGAATTTGGAGAATTGCCAGCTCAGATTGTCGAAAAATGTGATGGATTACCGATGTCGTTAGTTACAACTGCAAAGGCCTTGAAAGGCCGAAGTCGGTTGGTTTGGCAGGATACTTATCAGAAGTTTGAAACGCAGACAATGACAGGAACACCTGAGCATTCTACACGGGTGATTTACGATCTATTAGAAAACGAGGAGCTCAGGATAACCTTCTTGCTTTGTGCTTGTATGGATAACGATGCATTAGTTTCAGATCTGGTGAGAGCATGCATTGGATTGGGTTTTCTTCGTGGGATCTACACAGTAAAGGACACCAGAAGCAGAGTGCAAGTGATGCTTATGAAACTTAGAGAGTCAGGGTTGTTGTCCGACAGCTATTCGAGTGACCGTTACACGATGCAAAATCTTGTTCGCAATGCGGCTTTGTCGATAGCATTCAAGGAGAGGCACATGCTCATGTTGAACAAAGTAAGAGTAGATGAATGGCCAGATGATGATGAGCTTAGAAGGTATGCTGCTATTTCCTTGCGGCATTGTGATATCATTGATGCCATTACTAAGACAATGACATGTGATAGACTTAAAATCTTGGAAGTTATCAATAATGATCCACAATTGAAACTTCCAAAGAAGTTCTTCGAACAAATGAAAGAGCTCAAAGTGTTGATCTTAACTGGCATTAATCTGTCACCGTCCGATTCATCTGTTGGTTGTTtaaccaaactcagaatgctctGTTTGGAGCATTGCACGCTAAGTTCATCCAAAGAAGAATTAAGTTTGAGTGAGGAATTAAGCATCATAAAAAACCTGGAGAATCTGAGAATTCTTAGCTTTTCAGGGTCTAATATTAATTGCTTGCCTGTTGAATTAGGGGATTTGTCTAAGTTGCAAACCCTAGACATAAGTAATTGCCCTAAACTTAGAGTCATTCCACCCGATGTAATCTCACGTCTTACTTCTTTGGAGGAGTTGTACATGAGAAAGACTCAAATTCAATGGCCAAAGATTATTAATGGAGACGAAAATGATGAGAGGAAAAATGCTAGCCTATTAGAATTGGGAGAATTGAATCAATTGACAAATCTTGACATACAAATACAAAGTGTGGACCATTTGCCAGAGAACTTGTTCTTTGACAAGTTATCTAGTTACAAAATTGTCATTGGCTCTTCGAATAGATATATGAAGAGAGATTTTAAAATGCCAGAAAAGTATGAATTGTCGAGATTTTTGGCAATACATCAAAAAAGTGGCATTCATATTCATTCTCACAAGGGAATCAAAATGCTGTTCGAAAGAGTTGAGTATCTTTTGCTGGGAAAACTCAATGGTGTTCAAGATCTGTTTTATGAGTTGAATTTGAAAGGTTTTTCCCATCTCAAATATCTGGCCATTCAGAATAATCATGATATCCAATTTCTTATTCATCCAAAGGACAGGGAGGAGCATCATGAGAAGGCTTTTGAGAAACTAGAGACTCTTGAACTCCATAAAGTGACGCAAATCGAGGGACTATGCTTCTCTTCATATCTTCTTTCTGAGTCCTCTTTTGTAAACTTGAAAGCCATCACAATCAATTTCTGTGAAAAATTAAAGTATCTCTTCTTGCCTTCTTTGCTTAAGCATCTAACTGCTCTTGAGACAATACAAATTTTTGATTGTGACTCTTTAAAGGAGATTGTTCCTGTAGAGAGGCCTGATGAAAGTGAGATGCTTAAGCTCCCTAAATTACACACTCTGACACTACAATCTTTAAAAGActtcattggattctattccataTCAACAACAGAAAGCACCAAATTCCTATTTCATGAAAAG GTTGAAGTTTCAGTATTAGAGAGACTGGAGTTGAGGTCGATCCAAATAGATCAAATATGGAATGACCAAAGTTCTAATTTTGGAAATTTGATCCATTTGGATGTGAGTGGTTGTCACAGTTTGAAATATTTGTTGCCATTCTCATTGGCAAAGAATCTCAAGAAGCTTCAAAGCCTTTATGTTAGTGAATGCTACCAGATGGAGAACATCTTTCCTGATGGACCTGTAAAAGTTGCTAAG GATGCTACTTTTCCAaatttgaagaatataaagctgaGCAGGATGAGCAGTTTGAGAAAGATATGGAATCTTAATGTCCCGGTTGAGAAACTGGACACACTGGTCATTGAAAAGTGCAATCAATTGGTGAGTGTTTTCAGTCATGACATGGAGGGAATATTTCAAGGACTAAGCAGCTTGACAGTTACTGATTGCAAGTCACTGGAAACTATATTTGACCTAACCGCCGATCAGAACTGGTATGCTCGTCCCTACCAAACTTTATTGCGGGATGTTCATTTGGAATCATTACGAAAACTGGAAAGTATATTGAGATGCAAGCAAGACCAAGAAGGGACACTTCAACTGAAATCTCTGCAGAACATAACAGTTCATGGTTGTGGCAACTTGAAAAATATATTTCCATTTACCATTGCTAAACACCAGCTTGAAAATCTGCAATGTTTAGTTGTATCGGATTGCTCCACATTAAAGGAAATTGTAGCAGTGCAAAATGTTACCAGCGacaacagcagcagcagcggCACAAGCAATCCTGTTCCCTTGGTGTTTCCTGAGCTAACCTCCATTAAATTTTCTAAGCTACCAGAGTTCGAGAATTTCTGTGGAGGACATTGTGAATTGAAGTGTGAAAAATTAGATGAGGTGTCTATTGAACTTTGTGACAAGCTCGAACTATTTAGAGAAAGCCAACTCTTGCATGAAACATTTCCGTCCTCTCAAGCCGCAACATCTGCTCAAAGAAAGCCACTCTTTCATGAAAAG GTAATGAATAAGTTGAGGTCGATGCATATTGAGTTACAGCATACAAGTTCGTCAACTCGCTATCGACGAGACAAGTTAGAAGTTCTTCGCTTGTCCCGGTTAGAGGACACTGAGATTCTATTTCGTTTCCTTCACAGCAATCCTAATTTGAAGAGCCTATGGCTGGATAATTGTCTCTTTGACAAGTTGGTGGAGTCTCAAGAAAAGTCCTCTTCCGATGGAAATGAACACATAGGAGTTGTTCCAAAGCTAAAAACCTTGAGGTTAACCAACTTGTCTTGTCTTAAGGAGATTGGCTTTGAACATGATGCAATTCTTCAAAGAATAGAGTCATTGCTTTTAGAGAATTGTCCTAAATTGGATACTATAGTGCCTTCAAAGGAGAGAATACGTTTCAATTTCTTGACCAATTTGGAAGTGGTATATTGTAAATGCATAAAATATGTAATGCCACTTTCAACAGCTAAAAGCTTGGGTCAACTCGTCACAATGAAGGTAATCAATTGTGAATCTCTGGAGGAAATTATTGTATCAGATCATCAAACAGTAGATAAAGAAGTCGATGAACAGAGCAGGACTAATAATAAGATAGTTTTTAAACAAATGAAAGCTCTTGAACTTGTATCTTTGAAGAATCTTAAAAGTTTCTGCAGTTCCAAGATTTGTTCTCTTGAGTTTCCACTATTGGAGAAATTCGTGGTGAGTGCTTGCCCCAAAATGGAAAAGTTCTCTGAAAAAGAAATCAAAACCATGCCAACAATTATGCAAAAAGTGTATGTTGTACGTGATGAAGAGAAGAGATTGTGCTGGAATGGTGATTTACGAGCCACAAtagaacatatatacaataagaaG AAATATTATGAAGGTATGGACAAAATAAGTGTTTCCGAGCATTTGGTACTTGAAGAAGGCTGGAAGACTGAAAAAGCTCTTGACAAAGGTTGGTTTTACAGTTTGAAGACTTTGACGTTGGAAAGGTGTAAATTTGAATCATTTGCAATTCCATTTTTTGTTCTTCGATGTTTGAAGAGCCTAAAAGAATTGGAAGTGCGAAATTGTAAGAACATCACATGCATATTTGAAATGAATGACATCAAGGGAACATTCCAGTTGGAGAAGCTCACTTTGGAAGAGCTACCAAATGTGACTCACGTGTGGCCCCAACAGGATAAACAAAATGACAGCCGCTTTCGAAATCTGCAGCAGGTGTTTGTCAAGTCTTGTAGAAAACTGAAAGCCTTGTTTCCTGTTGCCATAGCTACAAATCTTAAGATGCTTGAGCAACTTGAAGTACATTTTTGTGATGAGTTGCTAGAAATTGTTGAGAAAGGTAGTGGTGGAGGTGGTGaaacaaaaaaatttgtgtttctttaTCTAACATGGTTGGGATTGTTTAACTTGCCGCGACTCACTCACTTTTATGATGGAATGTTCACTTTGGAGTGTCCAGAGTTAAAGATTTTGTATCCGTTCAACTGCAACAAATTTGAACTATTTCAGACACCACAAGAAAATAGCCCTTCAATTACTAGACCAGCCCTTTTCTCAGATATAAAG GACATTTCCAAGGTGAAAACTTTGAGCATGAAATCGAAGGACAATTCGGTGCTAAAGTCATGGTCACAGCAGTCCGAGGATCTTAAACTTGAATATTTAAGGGGACTAATGTTAACCTTTGATGATGATGTGAATAATGAGTACTCTACTTTGCAGTGTGAAATACTTGGGAGGCGGACACCCAATTTACAGAGAATGGGCATTATGAATTCCACAAGCCTCAAGAACATATTGTTCCCCTCTCAAAATCGCAAGATCCTTGAAAACTTAGAGTACTTGGCCCTAAGCTGCCTATTTGAGCTAAGCTCCATTGGCGGGTTAGAGTACTTGTCAAAGCTCCAGAAATTCGGTGTTTTTCAATGTCCACTTTTGAGGACAATAGAACAATATCCCTCCAGTTTGAAAAAATTGAATGTGGCAGGATGTCATGGATTACAGTGTTTATTCACATCCTCAGCAGCTAAAAGCTTAAAGCACCTTAAGGAGTTGTACGTTTATGATTGTAAATCATTGAAAGACATAGTGCGAAAAGAGCAAGGTGATGAAACAGCCACAGAAGAGATCATTTTTCAGCAGCTAAAAAGCATAAGTCTTCAATATTTGGAATGCCTGGAATGCTTTTATCAAGGCAATGCTGCCTTAAAGTTACCCTCTCTGGCTCAGGCGAAGATATGGAAGTGCCCCAAGATGATCATTTTCTCTCAACAATTGAGACAAGAAGATCCTTCAGAAAAAGTCAGCGTTTCTTTCCATAGCGGAGCTGACAAATCGGAGGTCCAACTAACTCATTATCATCAACTCAACCTCGCAGTAGGAGCCCAGTTCTTAAATCAG ACATTTTTATTTCTGAATGATTATCCTGAAATGCAAGGAAAATGGGTTGGCGCATCAGGAATCCCAGTTGAGTGGTCTTTtaactatttaaaatatttggAGGTGGAAGGTTGTGACTTTTTGACAAATGCAGTGCTCCCATCTCATTTGCTTCCCCTTCTAAGAAATTTGGAAAATCTGACagtaaagaaatgtaaatttgttGCGGCAATATTTGATGTGAAAGACACACCACCAGAACACGATGATCCAAACAAGATTGTTAAGATTCCGGTGAAGAAGATCATTTTGGAGGAGCTTCCAACTCTGACTCATGTTTGGAACAATGATCCCAAACCAAGTCTCAGCTTTCCATCTCTGGAGAAAGTCTTTGTTGAGGAATGTAAAAGCATAAAAAGTTTATTTCCAGCATCAGTTCCCAGAGACAACCTAGAGCATTTAGATGTGAGAAACTGTGGGGAGTTAGAGGAGATTGTTGCAAAAGATGAAGCATTTCCCCAAGAGGTTATTATTCTGTTCCCCAAATTGACCTGTCTGGTGCTACGGGATTTGCCAAAGCTAAGGCGCACTTGTTCTGGAATGCAAAGTTTATTAGACTGGTCTGCTGTCTTAACAAGATTATACGTTTCTCGTTGTCCAATGCTCAAAGTTTTTGCACAAGATATTCAGAATTCAAATCCAGGGGTTGAAGATGGTTTTGCAACTGATGATGACAAACACCACCTTTTTTCTTCTGCACAAAAG GTTACTACCTCCAATTTTGAGGAACTAGAGCTGAGTAAGGAAGATGTTAGAATGATTGAGAAAGGACTACTTCACGTGGACCTCCAAAACTTGAATTACTTGGGACTGAATAACTTCAATGATAATGAGACAGATGAATTTCCAGATGTTTTCCTCTCCAAGATGTCACTACCGAAATTAAAGGAGTTTCAGCTGCTAGATTGCGCCTTTAAATATATCTTCCGCCCAAAGAGGCCTGACATGGATTATTCCAAAATGCTCTCGCAGCTCAATTATTTGAATATTACCAATCTACACAAGCTCAATTCCATGGGGTTTGAGCACCCCTGGATGGCCCCTCTTCTTGAAAGTCTAGAAACCTTGAAGGTTTCGGAATGCAACTTGTTGACAAACTTGGCAGCTTCATCTGTCGTGTCTTTCCTCTATCTCAGGGTACTGAGGGTAGAGAATTGCGCAGGATTGAAATATTTGTTCACATCTTCAACTGCCAAAAGTTTGGGTGCACTGCAAGAATTGGTCATTACCAAGTGTAAATCATTAGAGAAAGTAGTGGCTCATGAAGAGGGAGATAAACCAGATGATATGGTATTATTCAGTAATCTCTATACTTTGTCTCTCAACGAGTTACCACAACTTGAAAGCTTTTACACGGGGAATTCAACTTTGTATTTCCCGATGCTATATGGTAATTTATTGTGCACGATCACTAAGTGTAATAAGATGAAGACTTTCTCTCATGGCGACGTGCTACCCAAGTTTATGCAAGGGAAAATAGATGAAGACCCTTGGCATGGTGATTTGAATGCCGCAGTCCAGAAACAGTTTCAGAAAGCACACATTATCACAACTACTGCCCCCTGGACTTATAT GGACTTGTTGCCTACTGAGAGAAGCTTATTGTTGCTTTCATTCATCACGCTGGCCCAAAGTGCTAATAGTACAATCAAGAAGAAACAGCGTAGAACACTTGAATTGCCA GCTCAGTGTCCCCCGGAATACAATGAGAATGTAACTGGATAG